In the Verrucomicrobiia bacterium genome, one interval contains:
- the purD gene encoding phosphoribosylamine--glycine ligase, whose amino-acid sequence MRQNNLKPAFIGKDGRTSAIQKSLSRSTRVAGEPVRLSEGKPEKADALRLAKQIKPDFVIIGPEVPLAEGIVDDLEGLGIPCIGPTRSLARLESSKAFTRQLLSKHNIPGNPEYRVFKSIGSVEAYLRELGDFVVKPDGLTGGKGVKISGAHLHSIAEAVDYCAQLFKERAPAVVIEEKLDGEEFSLQSFCSGTQVKDMVVVQDHKRAGEGDTGPNTGGMGSYSDENLSLPFLLPQHLEFASAINKAVAEALFAETGQKYRGILYGGFMVTRKGIRLLEYNARFGDPEALNVLSLLRTDLVDICEAIIEEKLNELPIIFEKRATVCKYVVPEGYPENPVRGKLLDMTKVPQESDNLKVYRAGVDETGGRLYLSGSRAIAFVGIGKDLDEAQAIAEEAASAVHGPVFHRRDIGTYDLIQQRVRHVRSLCEVPPAPALNGG is encoded by the coding sequence ATGCGACAGAATAATTTAAAGCCGGCATTTATCGGCAAAGACGGACGCACGAGCGCAATCCAAAAGTCTTTGAGCAGAAGCACCCGGGTTGCGGGCGAGCCCGTGAGGCTTTCGGAAGGGAAGCCGGAAAAGGCAGACGCTCTTCGCCTGGCGAAGCAGATCAAACCGGATTTTGTCATAATCGGGCCGGAAGTACCGCTGGCGGAAGGGATCGTCGATGACTTGGAGGGACTCGGAATCCCCTGCATTGGCCCCACACGCTCTTTGGCCCGCCTGGAATCCAGCAAAGCATTCACCCGGCAACTGCTTTCCAAGCATAATATCCCTGGAAACCCCGAATACAGAGTGTTTAAAAGCATCGGGAGCGTGGAAGCTTATCTGAGAGAGCTGGGGGATTTTGTCGTGAAGCCGGACGGTTTGACTGGCGGTAAAGGTGTCAAAATATCTGGCGCCCACCTCCACTCTATAGCGGAAGCCGTCGATTACTGCGCGCAGTTATTCAAGGAGCGCGCGCCGGCAGTTGTCATCGAGGAAAAGTTGGATGGCGAAGAGTTCAGCCTTCAGTCTTTTTGTAGTGGCACCCAGGTCAAGGACATGGTGGTGGTGCAGGACCATAAAAGGGCCGGTGAGGGCGATACGGGACCAAACACCGGAGGAATGGGGTCTTACTCCGATGAGAATCTCAGCTTGCCATTTTTGCTCCCGCAGCATCTTGAATTTGCGAGCGCGATTAACAAGGCCGTGGCTGAAGCCCTTTTCGCTGAAACAGGCCAAAAGTACAGAGGGATTCTCTACGGCGGCTTCATGGTGACCCGGAAGGGAATCCGTCTCCTGGAGTATAACGCTCGATTCGGTGACCCTGAAGCATTGAATGTTTTGTCTTTGCTCAGAACGGACCTCGTGGATATTTGCGAAGCAATAATCGAGGAAAAACTCAACGAACTCCCGATTATTTTCGAGAAACGGGCAACGGTTTGCAAGTATGTTGTCCCTGAGGGCTATCCGGAAAACCCAGTAAGAGGAAAGTTGCTCGACATGACCAAAGTGCCTCAGGAATCTGACAACTTAAAGGTCTATCGCGCCGGGGTTGACGAAACAGGGGGCCGGCTTTATCTGAGCGGTTCGCGAGCTATTGCCTTCGTTGGAATCGGAAAGGACCTGGATGAAGCACAGGCAATCGCTGAAGAGGCCGCCAGCGCTGTGCACGGGCCGGTGTTCCACC
- a CDS encoding PAS domain S-box protein: MSLIQTPVLMDRAPQPAASGLIGFRAYLVATSCVALALVLRSALDSLWGDTLPYATFFLSVLVVVQFADTGPVLLTVFAGFLLGDWFFVPPRHSLLIARPADRINAVLFFFLTGMVLLLSRRTRKAMIGERAAHTTLLRQVEALRESEARYSSVVENSHDAILLTDHAGAILAANQEACRLFKRTERELCRIGRNALVDPTEAQRVAAAVTQREQTGHFQIELTFVRSDGTRFLGEVSSGVFKDRDGLPRNSTIIRDITDRRRGEQERERLVRELQAALNEVKTLSGLLPICAHCKKIRDDQGYWNQIELYIRHHSDARFTHSICPECSTKFYPELFSQDWSI, encoded by the coding sequence ATGTCGCTCATACAAACTCCGGTATTGATGGACCGCGCGCCACAACCTGCCGCCTCCGGGCTGATTGGTTTCCGCGCCTATCTGGTGGCCACCTCTTGCGTGGCGCTCGCTTTGGTCCTGCGCTCGGCTCTGGATTCGTTATGGGGAGATACACTCCCTTACGCCACGTTTTTTCTGTCCGTGCTTGTGGTGGTCCAGTTTGCCGATACGGGCCCGGTCCTCCTAACAGTCTTTGCGGGCTTCCTGCTGGGAGATTGGTTCTTCGTGCCGCCACGGCATTCCCTGCTCATCGCGCGACCAGCCGATCGAATAAACGCGGTTTTATTCTTCTTTCTCACTGGCATGGTGCTTCTTCTATCCCGAAGGACGCGCAAGGCCATGATCGGCGAGCGCGCCGCTCATACCACGTTGTTGCGCCAGGTTGAAGCGTTGCGGGAGAGTGAGGCGCGCTATTCTTCAGTCGTTGAGAACAGCCACGATGCCATTCTGTTGACGGACCATGCAGGAGCGATTTTAGCGGCCAATCAGGAAGCCTGCCGCCTCTTCAAACGCACCGAGCGGGAGCTTTGCCGCATCGGCAGGAACGCGCTGGTGGACCCGACGGAGGCTCAGCGAGTTGCCGCCGCTGTGACCCAGCGCGAACAAACGGGGCACTTCCAAATCGAGCTCACATTCGTGCGAAGCGATGGGACCCGGTTCCTGGGAGAGGTTTCGAGCGGTGTTTTTAAGGACCGCGATGGTTTGCCCAGGAATAGCACAATCATCAGGGACATTACCGACCGGAGGCGCGGCGAACAAGAAAGGGAACGCCTTGTTCGTGAATTGCAGGCCGCCTTGAATGAGGTCAAAACCCTCAGTGGGTTGCTGCCGATTTGCGCGCACTGCAAAAAAATCCGTGATGATCAAGGGTATTGGAACCAAATTGAACTCTACATTCGGCATCACTCGGACGCGAGGTTCACTCACAGCATCTGTCCGGAGTGTTCGACGAAGTTCTACCCCGAGCTCTTTTCTCAAGACTGGTCCATCTGA